Part of the Falco cherrug isolate bFalChe1 chromosome 6, bFalChe1.pri, whole genome shotgun sequence genome is shown below.
AATGCAGGTATTAGCAACAGCAGGTATTAGCAGTGGACATCAACTCAATGAAGCAGCGGAATAAAGCAGACAGTGAATTTTCAAGAGTGGTTGCATCTGCATGTTAACCAATGAAGAATAAATACAGGAAAGGATTGGTTTAATCTGTTTACATAACTCAAAATTATCTTGCAATTAGGCCCTCACCAGGAATTACTCAGTGATCGTACCCTCCAGCTCCCTTATACCAGCATGGGTTCCAGGCAAGACTGTAGGGAGGAGTGATGGACggactgctgctgctcccaaaACTGGCCCTTTTGGGGCCACCCCTGCAAAATGCCAAAGCAAGCCACTAGATGGAACTCAGCCATTTCCCTGCGAGGCCATGCCACTGAGCCTTCCCTACTACTCACTTACTTAGACCTTTACTTTAAGCTATACGCAtaccacagaatcacagaatggttttaCAGCTATATGCGTACACTGTAAAGACACCTGCCACAGTAACCCCCATCTGTTAAAACAAATGTACCAGTGTTCTGTACTGCGCATGCACATGACATGTTTCAtcttttatatttgaaataatgtaggttttttgatattttccctcttgattcttttctttcatcatcatttctttgtttctgtggtaTCAATCATTTCTGGAAGTGAACCAAAGGGTTACTGAATGTGCTCCTGGCTGCCACTGGGTGTGTAAAACACATTCCTTGCACCTTTGGCAAGAAGGGGACTTGGCAATAGGAAATTGAGGAAGGGTGGAGACTTGCTAGAGGTACTTAAAAAGTGCTGTCAGAGGGGCTGGCTGTATCTGAGGGAAGAATACAGTGCAAGGTTTCTAAGTGAGCGAAGAGCTCCTTCCTTTGGTCATCATGTATTGGctttctgctccttctccttcaAGAGACTGCTGCTCGGGGGGAAGCACTGTCCTTCACCATCCTTAGGGCTCATCCCACAGTCATCTCAAtaacatgaaaagcaaagccCTTCCTAGGAAAACTGTGACTAAGCTGGCATCTAGATCAAGACTGGAAGACTGGATCAAGATtacttcccccttccccctacATTTTTGCATTGTGTCCCCCCAGTATTTGAAAAGTAAGGCATATTTGTGTTAAAAATGATATAAAAATGCAACAGTTTGAAACAGTACATGTAATCAGTTATAACAGCAATACAGGTTAGTAGTTACTTCAGTGTTGCCACAGggggaaggaataaaaacaggCTGTCTTGCCTGTACAGAAGTTTCTGTTTCATCTTGGGGATATTTAGGTGTGGAGGTTGTCCTCTGCTACTTCTGGGGCAGTGAAGCAAAACCTCCTGTTTGTTGGAAGGCTGCCTTCTCTGAACACTCCGAAATACCCTGAAGTTGCCATAAAATCTGGCCCATTTCACAAGATTACAGAGGACAGTGACTACGGGATCCAGAGGGAGGGTTACCAGAACTGAGGGCTCTCACCTGACCCCTCTCTTCACCCAGCACTTCCTAAAGGCAGAAATTTCAATGAGTATGTTATTTGTTCAGTCTCATCTACCCAGCTATGGCTCTCCAGAGCTTTGACATTTGTCCCAAACAGCATGGTagtcagaaaaatgaagaaaaataacagaaataaaaaatcactatggaagaaggaagagttaaaatgaaaagtctTGAAAACAGGAGTTTAATTTCTGCACAGGCACAGTTAGTTGGTCATGGTTACCCGTGTGAATGGCACCTGTGCTGCCGTTTTCTCTTTATGGAAGATAACTCACATGCAGCAAGAAGTCATATGGCTGCTGTTGAATTCGATCTCTGTTATTATAAATTTGAAATTCTACCTTTGGCCAAACCGTGAGAAAACTCTGCAGGTTCCATGTTAAAGcctttggtttatttattttcatttatgcaGAGAAAATGTAGCTTCAGCACAGGAGCTCAAAGGAcattggaaataatttttaaattaatcaaaaacATGTAGATGCGTGGTAGATGAGCAGCAGAATAGTAAGGCGTTACGAGAGAACAATTTCTTTCAGTGAGGGAAGAAGGGCTGCAGTTTGGCAGAAACGAGGACTATGGATGGGGACTATGGGGGAAAGCCAAAGCAATAGGTGGCACAGGCCAGGAGGAATATAGCAAAGGCACTGGAAGCAGCAATTCTAGAGCCCGGGATATGGAGAGTAAATGGGCTGACACTTTTCTCTTACTTGTGTCTGGCTTTTAGACGCATCCATCTCTTGTGCCCTGCGTATATATTGGGCTCTTTCTTGAAAGGGTCTGAACCTCTCCCCTTGGAAGTCTGTTATGATACCTGTCTTGGGGACTAAAAGATTATTTTGCCAACGTATGACAGAAGATACCAATACATGTTAAAGCAAATAGAATCTTATTTGTGATCTACTTTCTGGGAAGGTGGATGAGTAATTAACTGAACTGCTGATGAGCAAGTTTAGGGAATGTTTCCCTGAAAAGGGAAGTCCCTTATTACATTTGTGAAGGAGACtgagaaatgaacaaaaatgatACAAATGGCATAGCGCACTACCCTGCAGATGTGAATAGACCTTGTGGGCTTTGGGATCTGTAGATGCTGCAGAGCATGCACAGTGTGCTTGGGGCATATGCGGCCTGtatagtacttttttttttccttttgtcctaaAGCGTACGACTCAGTGCTTTGGGGCAGGCAGTTACTAACTCTGCCATGGCACCTGAGGGAAAGCAGGCCTTGTAGCTACTGAACCAATCTGGTACCTggtaatgaattaaaaaaggaatataaaCCATAAGACCCTCCCAAAGGAGCGGTACAAACTCTTATCTTAATCCACCTGGGACACAACCAAGTTGGAAACATATAGCTAACCACTGAACTATCACTGACCACGCAGAAAGGCACCCTACTACAGGCGCGAGGCTGAGCAGCAGAGTTTTGGACACATGCAGCGAGCAGGTTGTACTTGTGACAGGCTGTCAAACTGTAGATCCAGCCTGGCAAATTAGATAAAAAGCCTCAATGCATGAATCTCAGCTAGTGACTGACTGCATTTGTATCTGCCTGGCATGTCCTCCTGCCAGCAACCAGCCCAGGTCAGACTTCTCAGACTTCCTGGTCTCTGAGGAAACAATCCTTCAACTCCTTTAATGGTTTCAGGGTTTTGAGGTGTTTGGCAAATGAATTCTGTGGTATCTGTGTGGACCAGCTCATCTGAATCATTTCTAGCCCTCCAGGGTATCAAGTGGGGTGTGTGATGGTTATTGAGGTGTGCTACATGCTTGCTAGTTCAATCCATACCACCTTGACAGAAGAAATCTCAAGAGAACTATTGTATCTTGTAAAAATCTAGCTGTCCGTTAGAAAAAAAACGGTCTCTCTTGGAGGAAATGTACTCTGAACATAGCAAATAGATGTGGCATACTcaaattgatttttcaggtgaaaaataATATGTTATGAACATTTGCAGAGAAGTGAGGGAAACTGAGAATGATTAAATGTGTTTAGGgggtaaataaaagaaaacagaaacttgCAGCTGCAGTTAACAGTAGGGGAAGGTGATAGGAAGGCTCAAGGTCTTAAGAAGGACTGGCTGGTGGTACAGCAAGACAGGGTCACTCATAAACTTCACCTTCTGTCCTCCTGCAGGAACATCCTCTCTCTTGGGAAAGATGggcttctttctcttttccaggatTTAATGAGAGCCTCATGACAAAGCAAATGTAAATTCAAGAAACTATAAGGATGCTGTGCATGCCCGTGGCCCTCTCAGCCAGCTGCCGGCTGCGCTGTGTTTGCACGGCAgtggagagcagcagccagcaagcAGAAACTTCTGACTTACCATCAGCCTTCCCACTGCTGGCTGTGGGAGAGGACAGAGAGGATGAGCTGAAAATGACAGTGGTGCATACAGATAACATATTGTATCAAAGGGTCAGAAGCAGGGTTGGAAAAAAGGCTAACAGTCATCTTTCACGTGCAAATTACTAAAGCCAGTGTAACAAAACTACACAAAACCTAAATGCAGCCTGATTTATCTCACCAGCCCTATCACTGACTACAAACGCCAAACTTTTCAATGCAGAACATTATATTCATTGTGTTTTACATACTACACACAGCAGGACAAGGAAGACTTGCAGCTCACACAGCAACTGCATGCACTAGCAAAGGAAAATCCTGGCTGGAGCTCCAGAAACTGATTCCCTTCCTGGGTTAGGGAACAGCCTGCTGAGTGCTCTTAAGCAAGCCAGCTCACTTCTGTACGCCTGTTTTTTCACCTGTAGAACATGAAGGCTGCTATCATGAACATACATACTTTATCTGACCAGTCCTAAAAACCTGTGGAAACCTGAGAGCAGTAAGCATTTTCTGAGACCAAAACCAGTGCTAGTCATTAAGAATGCTGTGCCAAGCCACGATTTCTAGTAATGAAAAAGACGTACTGATCAGACAGAGAAATATCAGTTACAAAACTTGCCAGTTCGTACTGTCTTTCCCCAGATGGTCCCAGCCAAGAAGTGGTAGCAAACTGCATTTCATCTAGTCATTGAAATTCCCTAAATGCACAGTACCACCAGATCCTTTGGGAGATGattttttcttgcagtgtcTTTCCTTCCCACATAACTCAATGGCGGCATCtatgctgcttctctcttaTCTCTTAGTTGACCTcatttttcagggtttttgttttttctgtctcatcAATTACTTCTTCCTATAGCACTCCTAGTACCAGGCACAAAAACGTATCAGCGCTTTCTTTAGTACTTGCATACAAAGAATGTCAAAAGTTTGGACAAGGTCTATGAATTTACTACTCCATTAATACCTACAATGACCTATCAATATTCTAAATATTGCAAGATGCAATTTCTGAATATTCTAATGCTAGGAAAGCAACTTACAAAAGCTTTATGATAgacatatacataaatataaaaaagcaaattacagACCTCAAACTATATATTAAGGGCACACCTTTCTCGTGCAACTTTGCCACCAGGCACTAAAGAACGCAAGATTCAGGTGATGAGACAAAACAAGAAAGGCCCAAGTCTATATACTAAGCCCTTTATTGAATGTAGCTCTAGGTCTTGTTTCAGggaataaaaatggaaagtaaattttgttttgatggCCATTGGCATCACCACTTACAAGGACACTTGCAAGTTAAGGGTCACAGACCAACCTGATGAAAGCACACCGCTTCATTAAAGGAGCAAATGACATCTTTCATAGATATAGCACCTCCTCAAAACTTTATGCTTCATGACCTTAAGAACAACAAAATGGCAACGGTGATTACACCACTTCCTGAAATCCATACAGCCAAATACCAACTACAACTGACGACTTAGTGAAGTGCTATAAATACAAGTCCTTGATCCCCAAATGCTTCCTCTTTCAGGTATAAATTACGAAAGTCACACCAGTTTGCTCACCATTGGCAACGTACAGCGAGTACGTGTAACCGGTGTAACTCTCCAACTGAAGACAAGGGTTTATGGACCGCTCCAACTAAATAACCACATCTGCCACTCACAAGCCTGAATACGCACAACTTGTAGCATCGTCACTAGAGTAACGTTAAACAAAAGCACCAGCGCAGCACCTTCAACAGAGTCAGGGCTTTGTAAAATTTTCTGGCAGTTTGAATAAATGAGATTTTATCAtctcatgggaaaaaaagttagAGGAATGTTGACTTCAACACAGGGGAAGAAGTACCTCTGCTAGGACGCGCTTGCTGTGTGAATTAATtcctcaggatttttttttttccaaatcagttGAATTCTTGACCTTCCTGTCTTAACTGTGGTAACGTTCTTCTGCGCTCTCAATGCAACATAAAAAGGtcgcagcctctgtgctgctgacaaCATTGTTGCCCAACTTCAGTAGTTAGCCCTTTTAGTGGCTAAAGTCTTTCTCTCTAATTGATGGATGCTTCCTTCGTTATTCTTTTCTATTATATCAGCAAGTAAGCATTTCCTGctatcagaaatatttaacaCTGTGGCTCCTGTTCAACAAGGTAGCATAGTTTTTTCACAGTGAATACTAACATTTTACCATCCCTCTTACTTGCTTACCTCCTCACCTCTTCAGGGTAAGGACCAGCctattcataaaataaaaccttcttAGAAAttgcaacagaaaataattcccCTTAAATAGTTCAGTCAGGTATATactatgaaaaaagaaatatttaacaaacGCACTGTGAAATCAGAATTCAAAGAGTACAAGGGGTTGCAGAGTAAGGAACATCATGCATGTTTAATTGCATGATGGAAGTGTCAAGACTTCCCATACAGAAGTAaacttatttctaaaattaCAATGAAAGGCAATCTATAATATTCAGGCTTCCTACGATCTATAGGCTTCATATTTGATCTCAAtaccaggaaaagcagaaaaaaatcctgaagtgtGGCAGGTATCAAACACTTTATAATGCAAGAGCTTAAAATATACcctctgaaaataattacaagaaCTGCTTAAAATGACACCACTTGGACAAAATATtcatcagctgaaataaaattcaattcATGGAAAAAGTTGCATCCTCGTAATACAGACTACTTAAGAATTTAGCAGCATCTCTGAGGAGATACTGGTGTAACGAGTTCAAAGGCACACAGGATTTCTAACTCGTCACATTAGCCGACAGAAGCATTGTAGCTTTAGCAGAGCACCAAGCCAGCCGTTATTAATGAAGCTGTCCAACCAGCTGAAACTTAGCCACGCGTGAAAACAACAGATACTTCTGTGCTCCATGAAAGCTAATTTTTCAGGACCATCACCGCATGACATTTAACTGTTTAAAAGTAACTCGCCAGTGACTGGTAGTTTACTCGCACAGCTGATTCCCCTGCAGTTCTGCAACACACTCTGCGACAGAgaattttgaacagaaaaagattttcattATCTAACCAAAATGCAGTACGTTCAGTTTCCTTACTCTTGACTGAATCTGGAAGATTTAATAAGCAATTAATTTGACTGCTGTACGGCAGCCATGTGATGAGCTGATAACATATCCACCGagtttgttaattttcttccttaaaaaggCTGTTCACTTCCTAAGACTTTGTACTGTATCGCAAAGAAGTCCTCCAAACGTTGACActaatatttttggtttgtttactGGCTCTAAACTCAATTAATAGTATGTTGATATAATACAATGCCTTGCCTTCAGGGAACTGTGATGAGAAATCTGTACAAGTGAAGGAAACCTTGAAAGTGAAAATCCCTCTCAGGAAATACTGTGGAAcgacaaaggaaaaaacatgggAAAGTGACAAAATACGTGCAGAATACGGTCCCAAGAGATGACAATGTCCGGATTACTCAGGCAATCTTGTTGAAGCACACATTGCACATAGGCCTAATTTTATAAGCCAGTCCTCAACCCAAACATCTTAAGATAGAAAACATGGAAGTGCCCCAACACTTCTGCCAGGTCAGAACAGGGCCAGGAATACTGACACAGAAGTAAGCTAAATGAACAGTTCCCCCCTTGCCCCGCCCTTGGAAAGAGCGAGCAAAACATTATCTTACCCTGAAAACCTTTAGATCTAACAAGGAATGGAAAGTTTTGAATTTCCAAGACTTCTGAAGCCTCATCCAACTGTTTTAATAGAATTGGCCAAGAAGCCAAAAACTATCAGCACTCACATTTAATGAGTTTTGTAATCACCAGGGTCACGTTGGCAGATCAGGGTAGAAATGAAGAGGTACGCTACACTGGTAAATTTTATGCAGGATCAGGTGGCATTCAAACTACATAACCTGATGTCAGCTCcaagaggcagagaagaaaagaggctGATAGTAACAGAGGtaataagggggaaaaaggatACCTCCTTTTAAATAAGGCCAACCTACAAGGCTGATGGAAACTAGCTCTTACCAAGCTAGTTATCAAGATTCAAGACCATCAGAAGTTTAGCTGATAAAATTAACCATTGCCTAAAGCTATAGGGGATCGCTACAGGCGTTTTCCTTTGTGCTTGGTAACattcaggcagaagaaaaaagaaggaaaaagaaggaaaaagaaaaaagaaaaaaagcacaacagtAGATCAATAGAGCATATACCAAATACAGTAAACTGGGACTTATGGTCTACTTGAGTCATCCTTTGTGAGATTCCACTAAATTTTTCTTTGCCCTAATACTGTTTATTAAAAACCAGGAGACgttttgttcagttttagaAACCAAGCTAGGGTACACTAAACTATGGAGCATTTAGATTAGGCAGCAAGCTGGGCTGTTGAAGCCATACATTTACCTTGAGCATGTACAATCAATCAATCCATCAAGTAATACAGGTCTATTTTGCAAGGCAATGAACCCGTTAACTCTTTGGAGCGGACCAAGTAATTTTGTATGAGCTCTTAGtctaaaatatataattaaacaGCCTAAAAGCAttataatgaaacattttgcGACTATATGATTCATTTCTATAAATGAAGCAAAGAAGTTCTCCCTTTTAGCAATCTTGTTTCGGGACTCTGTTAATGGAGACTGCCAATTCACACGCATGGAACAAAGTGATGCTAGATATCAGAAGCAGTACTGCACGTAGCATGAATGTAGCTCACACTGCTCACGCTCAGTCTCTGCAAACACCACTCATGCCAAGGAACCACCTCAGCCGGGACCCTGCTGATAGCATTTTCTTCCAACAGCTCTTTCCTAGTACATTAGTGcccacagaatttctttttcccaatgGATccaaaaacttaaaaatactttcctatCTTAAGCAAATTTCACCCATTTCCGGCTTTATTAAATACTAATTAGTAAAACAACTGCAAATCTATGTTATCTCCATCTGACACGCCTGTCAGACTAATCTGAGTCCAATTCCTTAAAAACTTTAGATCAGAGGAACGTAATTTCAAGCATAGCTGTTAGCAAGAGACAAATCTGATTAAAGCCACAAAGTTTAACCTGCCTCATCGACACCCCTCTGTCATTGCTACTTTTCAGTATCAATTATTAATAACAATTTACTATGAAAATAGTACCGCAGCATGAATTTGAATGTATAATTACTCAGCTTTCTTAACATCTAtattttcaagaaacaaaaagtgtAAGGAACCCAAACCGACATATCACaaaggaagctttaaaaaaaaaaaaaaaaaaaaaacccaagaaattcTTAATGAGGTATCAAATCTCTTAAATTATTTGGATAGTTAAAGGCTGAGGACAAAATATTCCTAGCAACGCACCAGAAGGCAATCAAGAGATTTAAGTTCCCATCCTTGAATTAACAGACACGcacacaacaaaagaaaaagagacatgCTTAAGGGGAGGccaaattgttttatttaattttttagtgACCAATTGGATTTTTGGCAGAAACCTCTGCTCTTTTagtttggttgggtttgtttggtggtttttttttttttgtcttttttttttttctttaaagaaatcagCAGTGCTTAAATTGATGGGTTGGAATTTTACTCAAATtccagttaattttaaaaacatgatgaACAGGAATTCAAGATACTGTTTCCAGAGCAGAGAGCAAAACTTCACATTTGTATGAAAATTCCATGTTTGTACTTGATTGAGACACAGAATGTAGAACTATTGTCAGTAGTGCATGGATAAAACATTCACATTTGATCTGGAACCTTAAAATCAGAAAGCTGTACTCTCCTTCCAAAATTGTCATTACCTTGTGCAAATCAAGTCAAGTCTTCATGTGTCACGCACACACTTAAAATTGTCCATATTTTATATACAAGACATCTACCATTCAGGCAGTGCAAAATACATCCTTTCAtaacaaaactaaaatgtaCCTCTCAAAGTATGAACAAGAATATACACATAATACATGATGTACACTATTTACACAACcataaaaaatataatacaaggattattttttttttaaatgtgattatAAGACTTGACAGTCTTTTGCAATTTTTGTTGCAACAAGGCATGTTTTAAGCTTCCTGGATGGAGTTTTCTTTGCCAATTACTCAAGGGATCTCAGAAACTACGCTTGAACTTTCAGGAGAGTTTTCAAGTGGACTGCCATCAACTCCCTGTTTTGGTCAGACGGTTCAGCTGTGCCACCCACCCAGTGGCTGGGAGGCTTTGGAAGGACACTGGGAGATGGTGGGTCACTAAATTTTGCCCcagcataattttctttttggctcGCTTCAGTCAGGGTGATAGGTTTCTTGGACTTGGCATTTCTGAAGTTCTCTGCGTTTTTAAGCggctttttctcctgcttctgaATTATCTCTGGCGATACAGAATCTTGCCAAAAGTTCTCTATCTTTTTTGCCGAGGTGATCTTTGTCAGCGGCACGTTATATTTACTCTTCTGTCTGTTAGTCTTTGGTTGTTCACACAGATGTAAACCGTGAACAGGCTGGCTGTAGGGGATGGCAGCCTTCTCTGTCTTTCCCATCTTATTCTTTAAGAACTGCAGAGACAAAGAAGGCACGTCACCAGGGCCCCCTCGCCTCAGGGGCCGCCCCCGGCACGGCACCGCCAGCGGAGCAGCCGCCAGCCGGACGAAGCGCCCCCGCACCACCCCCGCGCCGGGCTGCCGGCGCACAGCACCGGGGACGCGGTGCGAGACGCTGGGGAGGGGGCTAGGGGGGCAGCCCCCCTCTTCTACAACTCCCCCGCCAGCACGTCGGCGctgccgggcggcgggggccgctcCACCGGCTGGGCCTcaccgcccgcccgccgccgccatgggGCGCTGCGCCCCGCGCACGTCCCGCCTGCGCGCGCAGGGACAGCTGGCGCGCGGCCAGCAGGCTAAATTCGGCTGTTGCTGGGCGCAGCGGCAGCCGCCCATTGGTGGCGCCCAGCAGCCAATCGCCGCCCGCGACtgcccctctctctcccccccgCGCCCCGTCCGAGCGGGCGTAACGGAAACTctcctgcccccccgcccccggccacACGCACGCAGGGAGCAAAGGGAGGGGGCCCGCCGCCCGCTGCGCCTCCGGCGGGGTGGCGGACGGCCTCCCGGCTCCCAGAGCACGGGGgaagtggggcagggggaaaagaAGTGAGAAGTAGCGGCGCTCCGCCTTTACCTCCTTCCTGAGGGGTTTGCTGGGCGCGGGTCTCGagggggcgggcgcggggggctcCTCGGGGGGGGCGGGTACCAGCCCGGGGGCGACCGAGCCTGTCGGCGCAGGGCGAGTGCGAAGTTCGCCCGGGCCGTGTGTTCCCAGCGGGGTCCTCCTCCCCAGGCCGGCGCGGTGCTGTTGGTATTGCTGGTagcggctg
Proteins encoded:
- the PNRC1 gene encoding proline-rich nuclear receptor coactivator 1; translated protein: MVTTTAPPPFLARISAGTEDPRRLPSALLQRLRRGDSNCENQPSCCLAGPGGSARPALKRVRRRKGKIRPSPAGLLPSRYQQYQQHRAGLGRRTPLGTHGPGELRTRPAPTGSVAPGLVPAPPEEPPAPAPSRPAPSKPLRKEFLKNKMGKTEKAAIPYSQPVHGLHLCEQPKTNRQKSKYNVPLTKITSAKKIENFWQDSVSPEIIQKQEKKPLKNAENFRNAKSKKPITLTEASQKENYAGAKFSDPPSPSVLPKPPSHWVGGTAEPSDQNRELMAVHLKTLLKVQA